A genomic segment from Schistocerca piceifrons isolate TAMUIC-IGC-003096 chromosome 4, iqSchPice1.1, whole genome shotgun sequence encodes:
- the LOC124794707 gene encoding dr1-associated corepressor: MPTKKKKYNARFPAGRIKKIMQTDEEVGKVAQAVPVIISRTLELFVESLLKKAMEITSAKNAKTLSPSHMKQCILSESRFDFLKDLVKNLPDVASCDGEEGNSPFLPSPPCGNTAGYIDLSVGTRRLPETDVKKEMGQESVTPTPIMSHPLPVQTVPTVVTNQLHANFYKETDDSSPSYGQVPVTSEGTIGRGSIFHVTPADSPQPAAVVMPAVEPIKPERVESNLLCSTATGITSVIDTVSSSETAIGAFNAQTPLVIPQYVKTEVSIALDDDCDTT; the protein is encoded by the exons ATGCCAACGAAGAAGAAAAAGTATAACGCACGGTTTCCTGCG GGTCGTATTAAGAAGATCATGCAGACAGATGAAGAAGTGGGAAAAGTGGCGCAAGCCGTACCTGTCATAATCT CCAGAACATTGGAGCTCTTTGTAGAATCTCTGCTCAAAAAGGCAATGGAAATTACGAGTGCTAAAAATGCAAAGACTTTGAGTCCATCTCACAT GAAACAGTGTATTCTGTCAGAAAGTCGTTTTGATTTTCTGAAAGATCTAGTAAAAAATTTACCTGATGTTGCCAGCTGTGATGGTGAAGAGGGAAATTCACCATTTCTTCCAAGCCCACCCTGTGGAAACACTGCAGGTTACATTGATTTAAG TGTGGGCACCCGAAGACTACCTGAAACAGATGTAAAGAAAGAGATGGGACAGGAGTCTGTAACACCAACACCAATTATGTCTCATCCGTTGCCTGTTCAGACTGTCCCAACTGTTGTAACGAATCAGCTGCATGCTAATTTCTAcaaagaaactgatgactctaGTCCAAGTTATGGTCAGGTTCCAGTCACATCTGAAGGTACAATTGGAAGGGGTTCTATCTTCCATGTTACGCCAGCTGACTCACCTCAACCAGCTGCTGTTGTCATGCCAGCAGTAGAACCAATCAAGCCTGAAAGAGTTGAATCAAACTTGCTGTGTAGCACTGCAACAGGTATCACTTCTGTGATTGATACTGTCAGCAGTAGTGAGACTGCTATTGGTGCTTTCAATGCCCAGACACCTCTTGTTATACCACAGTATGTTAAAACTGAGGTCAGCATTGCATTAGATGATGACTGTGATACAACTTAA